The following proteins come from a genomic window of Pleuronectes platessa chromosome 2, fPlePla1.1, whole genome shotgun sequence:
- the LOC128424514 gene encoding neuritin: MGFYMSTKIGGILAFALVFLSVSVSGDSVDVKCEKVYRDFSFCVLELGESMDNYQENVTSESGVAAVCSHWEAFHTCALTALTDCQEEVSSIWETLRQDSRKMRFQGSLFDLCSPSSAPSICPNLAALTLPLLLIVTGPSWPTV, encoded by the exons ATGGGATTTTACATGTCGACGAAGATCGGGGGGATTCTCGCGTTTGCTCTGG TGTTCCTGTCCGTCTCGGTGTCAGGAGACTCAGTAGACGTCAAGTGTGAAAAGGTTTACAGGGACTTTTCCTTCTGTGTCCTGGAGCTGGGAGAGAGCATGGACAACTATCAGGAGAACGTGACCAGTGAGAGTGGAGTGGCGGCCGTGTGCAG CCACTGGGAAGCCTTCCACACATGTGCCCTCACAGCGCTGACCGACTGTCAGGAGGAAGTCAGCTCCATCTGGGAGACGCTGAGGCAGGACTCCAGGAAGATGCGCTTCCAGGGAAGTCTGTTCGACCTGTGTAGCCCCAGCTCTGCTCCCAGCATATGTCCAAATCTCGCGGCActtactctgccactgctgctgatcGTGACTGGGCCCAGCTGGCCCACTGTATAG